From one Phytohabitans houttuyneae genomic stretch:
- a CDS encoding SDR family NAD(P)-dependent oxidoreductase: MSMNTSSEKVVEALRAAVKETERLRRQNRQLVAAATEPIAIVGMACRFPGEVYSPEDLWELVAGGRDAMSGFPTDRGWDVDVLGTGEVDERGMAVSQQGGFLSCVADFDPGFFGISPREALTMDPQQRLLLETAWEALERAGIDPTGLRGSRTGVYVGTNGQDYAYLMMRSLDDATGDVGTGIAASATSGRLSYTLGLEGPALTVDTACSSSLVALHLAVHALRTGECTLALAGGVNIMATPGPLLEFSRQGGLARDGRCKAFADAADGTGWSEGVGLLLLERLSDAQRNGHDVLAVVRGSAVNQDGASNGFTAPSGRAQQRVIRDALASAGLAPSDVDVVEAHGTGTPLGDPIEARSILATYGRDRERPLLLGSVKSNIGHTQAAAGVAGIIKMVQAMRHGVVPKTLHVDRPSSHVDWSAGAVRLLTAESAWPEVDRPWRAGVSSFGVSGTNAHVIIERAPAAADGESVWAGTGPLPYVLSGHTADALRDQAAALLAHLDREPEAAGVDLAHSLVTTRARLTHRLAAVVPDRGALRDALTAWVASGTAPGVVTGAATGRTKLGVLFAGQGSQRLGMGRQLYDRFPAFATALDEALSHLDPEVRAVMWGDDADLLARTGYAQPALFAVEVALYRLAESFGVRPDVVGGHSIGEVVAAHVAGVLSLADAAALVSARASLMQALPPGGAMVALRASEAEVTPLLTEGVSIAAVNGPAAVVIAGAEEAVAPVAARFAKSTRLRVSHAFHSPLMDPMLDAFRAAVRDLTFSPPEIPVVAAGDVTDPEYWVRHVREAVRFADGVRSMAAEGVGALLELGPDGVLTAMAQDCLAEVARPVATVPMLRKDRGEEVATVAALAGLFVAGATVDFAPLFDGSGARRVALPTYAFQHERFWPAVSVRAGDATGLGLAAAEHPMLGAAMTVAGSGELVMTGLLSLATHPWLADHVVHGTVVVPGAGVLELAMRAADQAGCDRVDELTQAMPLALDERGAVAVQVWVGAADDTGRRPVGVFSRPADGPDEAWTQHAHGFAATGAVRASTLDTSAWPPAGTEPVDLDGFYERFAESGLVYGPSFRCVRAAWRRDGEVYAEVTLPDGVRDAAAFGIHPGLLDSALHTGMHLDADAAHEGRLPFAWSGVSLYASGATALRVRLTRVSGDTVSVTAVDVEGAPVIAVEALALRPAAAGPVANGREGDSLLSLDWVAEPVEGSAEGARWAAVAAAPIPYLDTTVPALADLAEAPDIAVFPVIGGEVTGPEVVHEAVTAALATVQEWLAEERFAESCLMLVTRGAVPVDGQPVRDLPAAAVWGLVRSAQSENPGRFFLVDLDDTDPTAPVLDELALLAAAGETQAVVRGGVARVGRLARLSSGPGLVPPVGVPWRLDSTRKGSLDGLALTPCPEASRPLAGRDVRVAIAAAGLNFRDVLNALGMYPGEAGLFGSEAAGVVAEVGPEVSGLRPGDRVMGMLFGGFGPLGVTDERFLTKTPQAWTDETAASVPLVFLTAYFALHDLATLRPGEKVLVHAGAGGVGMAAIQLAKHLGAEVFATASEGKWDVLRSFGLDDAHIASSRTLDFASQFSTVDVVLNALAGEFVDASLALLGEGGRFLEMGKTDIRDPAGLPGIAYHAFDLGWVDPDRIQSMLLELVELFRGEALRPLPIASWDVRRSREAFRFMSLARHVGKIVLTMPRVMDPNGTVLITGGTGGLGAELARHVVSQGLRHLVLASRRGVEAPGAATLREELEGLGATVTVAACDVADRDSLAAVLSAVPAAHPLTAVVHTAGVLDDGVIGSLTPDRLSTVLRPKVDAAWHLHELTRDLDVSGFLLYSSVSGVMGSPGQANYAAGNAFLDALASTGAARAFPHTRSPGAPGPRTPA; this comes from the coding sequence CTGAGCATGAACACCTCCAGCGAGAAGGTTGTCGAGGCGCTGCGGGCTGCCGTCAAGGAGACCGAGCGGCTCCGCCGGCAAAACCGCCAGCTCGTCGCGGCGGCCACCGAGCCGATCGCCATCGTCGGGATGGCGTGCCGCTTCCCGGGTGAGGTGTACTCGCCGGAGGACCTCTGGGAGCTCGTGGCCGGCGGCCGCGACGCGATGTCCGGCTTTCCGACCGACCGGGGCTGGGACGTCGACGTGCTCGGCACCGGCGAGGTCGACGAGCGCGGTATGGCCGTCAGCCAGCAGGGCGGTTTTCTCAGCTGCGTCGCCGACTTCGACCCGGGCTTCTTCGGCATCTCGCCGCGCGAGGCGCTCACGATGGACCCGCAGCAGCGGCTGCTGCTGGAGACGGCGTGGGAGGCGCTGGAGCGCGCGGGCATCGATCCGACCGGGCTGCGCGGCAGCCGCACCGGAGTCTACGTCGGCACGAACGGGCAGGATTACGCCTACCTGATGATGCGGTCGCTCGACGACGCCACCGGCGACGTCGGCACCGGGATCGCGGCGAGCGCGACGTCCGGGCGGCTGTCGTACACGCTCGGCCTGGAAGGGCCGGCGCTCACCGTCGACACCGCCTGCTCCTCGTCGCTTGTCGCGCTGCACCTGGCGGTACACGCGCTGCGCACCGGCGAGTGCACGCTCGCCCTCGCCGGCGGCGTGAACATCATGGCGACGCCGGGGCCGCTGCTGGAGTTCAGCCGGCAGGGCGGGCTGGCGCGCGACGGGCGGTGCAAGGCGTTCGCCGACGCCGCCGACGGCACCGGCTGGTCCGAAGGGGTCGGCCTTCTGCTGCTCGAACGGCTCTCCGACGCCCAGCGCAACGGACACGACGTGCTCGCCGTCGTACGCGGCTCGGCCGTCAACCAGGACGGCGCCTCCAACGGCTTCACCGCGCCGAGCGGGCGTGCGCAGCAGCGGGTCATCCGCGATGCGCTGGCCTCCGCCGGCCTCGCACCGTCCGACGTGGACGTCGTGGAGGCGCACGGTACCGGCACGCCGCTCGGCGACCCGATCGAGGCGCGCAGCATCCTCGCCACGTACGGGCGCGACCGGGAGCGGCCGCTGCTGCTCGGCTCCGTCAAGTCGAACATCGGCCACACCCAGGCCGCCGCTGGCGTCGCCGGCATCATCAAGATGGTCCAGGCGATGCGGCACGGCGTGGTACCGAAGACGCTGCACGTCGACCGGCCGTCGTCGCATGTGGACTGGTCGGCCGGCGCGGTGCGACTGCTGACCGCCGAGTCAGCCTGGCCGGAGGTCGACCGGCCGTGGCGGGCGGGCGTCTCGTCCTTCGGTGTCAGCGGCACCAACGCCCACGTCATCATCGAGCGCGCGCCGGCTGCCGCCGACGGCGAGTCCGTGTGGGCGGGGACCGGCCCGCTGCCCTACGTGCTGTCCGGCCACACCGCGGACGCGCTGCGTGACCAGGCGGCCGCGCTGCTGGCGCACCTGGACCGCGAGCCCGAGGCGGCCGGGGTGGACCTCGCGCACTCGCTGGTGACGACGCGTGCGCGGCTCACGCACCGGCTCGCCGCCGTCGTGCCGGACCGTGGCGCGCTGCGCGACGCCCTCACCGCCTGGGTGGCCAGCGGCACCGCACCGGGGGTGGTCACCGGCGCCGCCACGGGACGCACGAAGCTTGGCGTGCTCTTCGCCGGGCAGGGCTCGCAGCGGCTGGGCATGGGCCGGCAGCTCTACGACAGGTTCCCCGCCTTCGCCACCGCGCTGGACGAGGCACTGTCCCACCTCGACCCCGAGGTCCGCGCGGTGATGTGGGGCGACGACGCCGACCTGCTCGCCCGCACCGGATACGCGCAGCCGGCACTCTTCGCCGTCGAGGTCGCCCTCTACCGGCTGGCCGAGTCGTTCGGCGTACGGCCGGATGTGGTGGGTGGACACTCGATCGGCGAGGTGGTGGCGGCCCACGTGGCCGGCGTGCTGTCGCTCGCGGACGCCGCCGCGCTCGTCTCGGCGCGCGCGTCGCTCATGCAGGCGCTCCCGCCGGGCGGCGCGATGGTCGCGCTCCGCGCGTCCGAGGCTGAGGTGACGCCGCTGCTGACCGAGGGCGTCTCGATCGCCGCGGTCAACGGCCCGGCCGCCGTCGTCATCGCCGGCGCGGAGGAGGCCGTGGCGCCGGTCGCGGCCCGCTTCGCCAAGAGCACGCGGCTGCGGGTGTCGCACGCGTTCCACTCGCCGCTGATGGACCCGATGCTGGACGCGTTCCGGGCGGCCGTCCGCGACCTCACCTTCAGCCCGCCCGAGATCCCGGTCGTAGCGGCCGGCGACGTGACCGACCCTGAGTACTGGGTCAGGCACGTGCGCGAGGCGGTCCGCTTTGCCGACGGGGTGCGGAGCATGGCCGCCGAGGGCGTCGGCGCCCTCCTGGAACTCGGGCCGGACGGCGTGCTGACCGCGATGGCACAGGACTGCCTTGCCGAGGTGGCACGCCCCGTCGCCACCGTGCCGATGCTCCGCAAGGACCGCGGTGAGGAGGTCGCGACCGTCGCGGCGCTCGCCGGGCTCTTCGTGGCCGGCGCCACGGTGGATTTCGCCCCCCTCTTCGACGGCAGCGGGGCGCGCCGGGTCGCCCTGCCCACCTACGCCTTCCAGCACGAGCGCTTCTGGCCCGCGGTCTCCGTCCGCGCCGGCGACGCCACCGGGCTGGGGCTGGCCGCGGCGGAGCATCCGATGCTGGGCGCCGCGATGACCGTCGCTGGCTCCGGCGAGCTGGTGATGACGGGCCTGCTCTCGCTCGCCACCCACCCATGGCTGGCCGACCACGTGGTGCACGGCACCGTCGTCGTGCCCGGCGCGGGCGTGCTCGAGCTCGCGATGCGCGCCGCCGACCAGGCCGGGTGCGACCGGGTGGACGAGCTGACCCAGGCGATGCCGCTGGCGCTCGACGAGCGGGGTGCGGTGGCGGTGCAGGTGTGGGTCGGCGCGGCCGACGACACAGGCCGCCGCCCGGTCGGCGTCTTCTCCCGGCCCGCGGACGGCCCGGACGAGGCGTGGACACAGCACGCGCACGGCTTCGCGGCAACCGGTGCGGTACGCGCGTCCACCCTGGACACCTCGGCGTGGCCGCCCGCTGGAACCGAGCCGGTCGACCTGGACGGCTTCTACGAGCGGTTCGCCGAGAGCGGGCTCGTGTACGGCCCGTCGTTCCGGTGCGTGCGCGCGGCGTGGCGGCGCGACGGCGAGGTGTACGCGGAGGTGACCCTGCCGGACGGCGTGCGGGACGCCGCCGCGTTCGGCATCCACCCTGGACTGCTCGACTCCGCCCTGCACACCGGCATGCACCTGGACGCCGACGCCGCGCACGAGGGCCGGCTCCCGTTCGCCTGGAGCGGCGTGTCCCTGTACGCCTCGGGCGCGACGGCGCTGCGGGTCCGGCTCACCCGGGTCAGCGGCGACACCGTCTCGGTGACGGCTGTGGACGTCGAGGGTGCACCGGTGATCGCCGTCGAGGCGCTCGCACTGCGCCCGGCCGCCGCCGGACCGGTCGCGAACGGGCGGGAAGGCGACTCGCTCCTGTCGCTCGACTGGGTCGCCGAGCCGGTCGAGGGATCCGCCGAAGGAGCCCGCTGGGCGGCGGTCGCCGCGGCGCCGATCCCGTACCTCGACACCACCGTGCCGGCCCTCGCCGACCTGGCGGAGGCGCCGGACATCGCCGTTTTCCCGGTCATCGGCGGCGAGGTGACCGGGCCAGAGGTCGTGCACGAGGCGGTCACGGCCGCGCTCGCCACCGTCCAGGAGTGGCTCGCCGAGGAGCGGTTCGCCGAGTCGTGCCTGATGCTCGTGACCCGTGGCGCCGTACCCGTGGATGGGCAGCCGGTGCGCGACCTCCCCGCGGCGGCCGTCTGGGGCCTCGTGCGGTCGGCGCAGAGCGAGAATCCCGGCCGGTTCTTCCTCGTCGACCTGGACGACACCGATCCGACCGCACCGGTACTCGATGAGCTCGCGCTGCTCGCCGCGGCGGGCGAGACGCAGGCGGTGGTCCGTGGCGGCGTGGCCCGCGTCGGCCGACTCGCCCGGCTCTCGTCCGGTCCCGGTCTCGTGCCGCCCGTCGGAGTGCCGTGGCGGCTGGACAGCACGCGCAAGGGCAGCCTCGACGGGCTGGCGCTGACGCCGTGCCCGGAGGCATCCCGCCCGCTCGCCGGCCGGGACGTGCGCGTCGCCATCGCGGCGGCGGGTCTCAACTTCCGGGATGTGCTCAATGCGTTGGGCATGTATCCGGGTGAGGCGGGGCTGTTCGGTTCTGAGGCCGCTGGTGTGGTGGCCGAGGTGGGTCCTGAGGTGTCCGGGCTGCGGCCGGGTGACCGGGTGATGGGGATGCTGTTCGGCGGGTTCGGCCCGCTTGGCGTCACCGACGAACGGTTCCTCACGAAGACCCCGCAGGCGTGGACGGACGAGACCGCCGCGTCGGTACCGCTTGTCTTCCTGACCGCCTACTTCGCGCTGCACGACCTCGCCACCCTGCGACCCGGGGAGAAGGTGCTCGTCCACGCGGGTGCCGGTGGGGTCGGCATGGCGGCGATCCAGCTCGCCAAGCACCTGGGCGCGGAGGTGTTCGCGACGGCGAGCGAGGGCAAGTGGGACGTGCTGCGCTCGTTCGGCTTGGACGACGCGCACATCGCCTCCTCGCGCACGCTCGACTTCGCGTCCCAGTTCTCCACAGTGGACGTCGTCTTGAACGCGCTCGCCGGCGAGTTCGTGGACGCGTCGCTGGCCCTGCTCGGCGAGGGCGGCCGCTTCCTGGAGATGGGCAAGACCGACATCCGCGACCCCGCGGGCCTGCCGGGAATCGCCTACCACGCCTTCGACCTGGGCTGGGTCGACCCCGACCGCATCCAGTCGATGCTGCTGGAGCTCGTCGAGCTCTTCCGTGGTGAAGCCCTGCGGCCGCTGCCGATCGCGAGCTGGGACGTGCGGCGGTCCCGCGAGGCGTTCCGCTTCATGAGCCTCGCCAGGCACGTCGGCAAGATAGTGCTCACCATGCCACGCGTCATGGACCCCAACGGCACGGTGCTCATCACCGGCGGTACCGGCGGTCTCGGCGCGGAGCTGGCCCGGCACGTGGTGAGCCAGGGACTGCGCCACCTCGTGCTCGCCTCGCGGCGTGGCGTCGAGGCGCCCGGCGCGGCCACACTCCGCGAGGAGCTGGAAGGGCTCGGCGCCACCGTGACCGTGGCCGCCTGCGACGTCGCCGACCGGGACAGCCTCGCCGCCGTGCTCTCGGCCGTGCCGGCCGCCCATCCACTCACCGCCGTCGTACACACCGCGGGCGTCCTCGACGACGGCGTGATCGGC